The window GATCGCACCTATTTCGGGGTGGGCTCGGACTGCATGTCCATCTACGACCTGGAAACGGGAGAGCACCGCAGGGCTAAGCGCAGTGACGTGGTCGACGGGGTGCGCCTGGTGGATGCCCTGGCCAACATGGATTTCGTCATGTCCATGTTTCTGCCGTCGGATGTGTCCCAGGCAGACTACGAGCGCCATCAAATGGCGATCATGCTGCAGGAGAGCACCAAACCGATCATTTTCGTGGGCATTGAACAAGCCAGCACGGTGATGGCCCTGGACATGGCCGCAGCTGTGGCCGGAGGCCTGGAACCCCTGCAACGCTATCCGTTTGTCATCAACTATGTGAACACGGTGTCCGATTTCCACCACAACGGTGAAAGCCTGCAACGGCTCCTTTACGCGGCCGAACGCAACATTCCCAGTATCTACGCGCCCGGGTCCACGCGGGGAACGCTGGCGCCCATCACCTCGGCCGGTGCCATGGCCCTGCACAACGCGGCCCAGCTGGCCGGCCTGGTGCTGTCCCAGCTGAAGCGCGAGGGGTCGCCCCTGATCCTGTGCGGGCGCAGCGGCGGTTTTATGGACATGCGCACCATGCTGTCCCTTTACACGGCACCGGATGCCGGCCCCTACGGATGGGACCTGGCCCGCCATTACCGCATACCCACCTTCAGCGCGGCATGTACCGACGCCAAGGTGTTCGACGCCCAGGCTGCTGCCGAAACGGCTCTGACCCTGTTCGACAAGGCGCTCAACGGGGCGAACATCGTGCACGACCTGGGTTACCTGGACTGCGCCATGACCGGGTGTCTGGAACTGGTGCTTTTCAGCGACGAAATCGTCGAGTGGATCAAACGGTTCTGGCAGCCGGTGGAGATCAATGCGGAAACGCTGGCCCTTGACGTGATTCATGCCGTGGGCCCGGACGGCCATTTCCTGGAAACCAGCCACACCCTCGACCACTTCCGGGAACTGTGGGCGCCTCGTCTGCTGGACCGCTTCGATTTCGAGACTTGGTCTGCAAGGGGGGCGATGACCGTCCAGGAAAAGGCCAACCAAAAGGTCAAGGAGATCATCGCCTCCCACCGGGCCGCGCGGTTGCCTTCCGAAGTCGTGGCCAGACTGGAGGATATCGTGGCGCGCCGCTGAACGCTTTTGGGATCGTTATAGGCAAGGATATTGTCTATGCAGTAAAGGCGGTTAGAATATTTTAAGCACTATGCACCAAATTTTAAACCCTAAACACCAAATCCTAAACAATATCGAATGATCTAAATCCAAATAACCCAAACATGGATTGAAGCCATTAGCTGTCAGGCTTCCGTTTCTGTCATTTGAACATTTGAAGTTAGAATTTGTTTAGAATTTTGATATTGGAATTTAGGATTTTCATGTTTTCGTGATGAAAAAAATATTACGATACGGCTTGGTTGGATTTTTTTCGAGGGTAACACAATTCGTTTAAAGGGAGATAGCCATGGACGGCAACCAACTGACGGCGAAGTTTATCGCCGAAATCCGCTGGGAAGCCTTGTCGGAGGAAGTGAAGGAAAAGGCGCGCATGTGCCTGGTCGACAACCTGGGTGCGACCCTGGCCGGAACCCTGACCCGCGTCAGCCGGATTTGCGCCGACTATGCCGCGGCGACATGGCCGTTAGACCACGCCACGATCCTTTTGCAGGGGAAAAAGAGTTCGGCGGTGGGTGCGGCCTTTGCGAATGCAGCCGCGGCCAACGGTATCGATTCAGACGACGGGCTCCAGTATGCCTACGGCCACGGCGGTGCCCAGATATTTCCCACAGCCCTTTCGGTGGCG is drawn from Deltaproteobacteria bacterium and contains these coding sequences:
- a CDS encoding trimethylamine methyltransferase family protein; its protein translation is MPQHDRSLKHPRAFRPGGYRNLNREQIVVLHNASLEIMERTGMRFFDQEALDLFRKAGARITDGNIVHVPADLVEWARSTVPENVNIYDRNRELAMALGGDRTYFGVGSDCMSIYDLETGEHRRAKRSDVVDGVRLVDALANMDFVMSMFLPSDVSQADYERHQMAIMLQESTKPIIFVGIEQASTVMALDMAAAVAGGLEPLQRYPFVINYVNTVSDFHHNGESLQRLLYAAERNIPSIYAPGSTRGTLAPITSAGAMALHNAAQLAGLVLSQLKREGSPLILCGRSGGFMDMRTMLSLYTAPDAGPYGWDLARHYRIPTFSAACTDAKVFDAQAAAETALTLFDKALNGANIVHDLGYLDCAMTGCLELVLFSDEIVEWIKRFWQPVEINAETLALDVIHAVGPDGHFLETSHTLDHFRELWAPRLLDRFDFETWSARGAMTVQEKANQKVKEIIASHRAARLPSEVVARLEDIVARR